In Salinarimonas sp., a genomic segment contains:
- a CDS encoding ABC transporter permease translates to MSRYLLGRTIALVLTAFAASLVVFVAMAVLPGDPAAIILGTGARPDTLAALRAEMGLDQPVVWRYLDWIGGFLVGDFGTSYTYSVPVADLIAQRVAVSLPLALLALALSTLIAIPVGVLAASRRGRAADVASMGVAQVGVAVPNFWLGLMLVIVFSLGLGWLPASGFPGWEAGLRPGLKALILPAFALALPQAAILARVTRSSVIETLGEDFIRTARAKGLSGEAALWRHAVPNALIPVVTIMGLQFSFLLAGTIIIENVFTLPGLGRLVFQAIAQRDLVTVQSLVTLLAISVIVVNFLVDLAYAALDPRLSRGGAR, encoded by the coding sequence GTGTCCCGCTATCTCCTCGGCCGCACGATCGCGCTCGTCCTCACCGCTTTCGCGGCGAGCCTCGTCGTGTTCGTGGCGATGGCGGTGCTGCCGGGGGACCCGGCGGCGATCATCCTCGGCACCGGGGCGCGGCCCGATACGCTCGCCGCTTTGCGCGCCGAGATGGGCCTCGATCAGCCCGTCGTCTGGCGCTATCTCGACTGGATCGGCGGCTTCCTCGTCGGCGATTTCGGCACGAGCTACACCTACTCGGTGCCCGTCGCCGACCTGATCGCCCAGCGCGTCGCCGTGAGCCTGCCGCTGGCGCTCCTCGCGCTTGCCCTCTCGACGCTGATCGCCATCCCCGTCGGCGTTCTCGCGGCTTCGCGGCGCGGGCGCGCGGCGGACGTCGCGAGTATGGGGGTGGCGCAGGTGGGCGTCGCCGTGCCGAACTTCTGGCTCGGGCTGATGCTCGTCATCGTCTTCTCGCTCGGCCTCGGCTGGCTGCCGGCCTCGGGCTTTCCCGGCTGGGAGGCGGGTCTCCGGCCGGGACTGAAGGCGCTGATCCTGCCCGCCTTCGCGCTCGCGCTGCCGCAGGCGGCGATCCTCGCGCGGGTCACCCGCTCCTCCGTCATCGAGACGCTCGGCGAGGACTTCATCCGCACCGCCCGCGCCAAGGGGCTGTCCGGAGAGGCGGCGCTCTGGCGCCATGCGGTGCCGAACGCGCTGATCCCCGTCGTGACGATCATGGGCCTGCAATTCTCCTTCCTGCTCGCGGGCACGATCATCATCGAGAACGTCTTCACCCTGCCGGGCCTGGGCCGGCTCGTCTTCCAGGCCATCGCCCAGCGCGATCTCGTCACCGTGCAGAGCCTCGTCACGCTGCTCGCGATCTCGGTCATCGTGGTGAACTTCCTCGTCGATCTCGCCTATGCCGCGCTCGACCCGCGGCTCTCCCGCGGAGGCGCGCGATGA
- a CDS encoding ABC transporter substrate-binding protein: protein MRPAYLRTLIAASALALAAGGALAQDDDTLTLGMQLEPPMLDPTAGAAAAIREVTYANIFEGLVQIDGEGAVVPALAESWEISDDGLVYTFDLRDGVTFHDGTPFDCAIVKFSYERALAPDSTNAQKGLFEPIASTECPDPGTAVVTLDQPSSRFLFNMAWGDAVMVAPDTAETNKTNPVGTGPYRFERWVQGDRVEMTRNDDYWGDAPAIENVTIRFISDPSAATAAMLAGDLDAFPNFPAPEALAQFQNDDRFTVAIGATQGEVILSLNNARAPLDDVRVRRALAHAIDKQAMVEAVQNGLGTPIGSFSTPASPGYVDFSDAYPYDPDRARALLEEAGAAGASLTIQLPPPAYARRGGEVAAAYLSQVGLNVELVPIEWAQWLEQVFRGYDFDATIIAHTEPRDLDIFARDEYYFNYDSEAYKKAYQAYLSATDPDEQAEIAGELQRILSEDQPAVFLYVLPKIGVWRADLEGLWTNQPIPANDVTQARWAQ, encoded by the coding sequence ATGCGGCCCGCGTACTTGAGGACCCTGATCGCCGCGAGCGCGCTCGCGCTCGCCGCCGGCGGCGCGCTCGCCCAGGACGACGACACGCTCACGCTCGGCATGCAGCTCGAGCCGCCGATGCTCGACCCGACCGCCGGCGCCGCAGCCGCCATTCGCGAGGTGACCTACGCCAACATCTTCGAGGGCCTGGTGCAGATCGACGGCGAGGGCGCCGTGGTGCCCGCCCTCGCCGAGAGCTGGGAGATCTCCGACGACGGCCTCGTCTACACGTTCGACCTGCGCGACGGCGTCACCTTCCACGACGGCACGCCCTTCGACTGCGCGATCGTGAAGTTCTCCTACGAGCGCGCGCTCGCGCCGGACTCCACCAACGCCCAGAAGGGCCTGTTCGAGCCCATCGCCTCGACCGAGTGCCCCGACCCGGGCACGGCGGTGGTGACCCTGGATCAGCCCTCCTCGCGCTTCCTGTTTAACATGGCCTGGGGCGACGCCGTGATGGTCGCGCCGGATACGGCCGAGACCAACAAGACGAACCCGGTCGGCACCGGCCCCTACCGCTTCGAGCGGTGGGTGCAGGGCGACCGGGTCGAGATGACCCGCAACGACGATTACTGGGGCGACGCGCCGGCGATCGAGAACGTGACGATCCGCTTCATCTCCGACCCGTCCGCCGCCACCGCGGCGATGCTCGCCGGCGACCTCGACGCCTTCCCGAACTTCCCCGCGCCCGAGGCGCTGGCCCAGTTCCAGAACGACGACCGCTTCACCGTGGCGATCGGCGCGACGCAGGGCGAGGTGATCCTCTCGCTCAACAATGCGCGCGCGCCCCTCGACGACGTGCGCGTGCGCCGGGCGCTGGCCCACGCGATCGACAAGCAGGCGATGGTGGAGGCCGTGCAGAACGGGCTCGGCACGCCGATCGGCTCGTTCTCGACGCCGGCGAGCCCGGGCTACGTCGACTTCTCCGACGCCTATCCCTACGACCCGGACCGGGCGCGCGCGCTGCTCGAGGAGGCCGGCGCGGCCGGCGCGAGCCTCACCATCCAGCTGCCGCCCCCGGCCTACGCCCGCCGCGGCGGCGAGGTGGCGGCGGCCTATCTGAGCCAGGTGGGGCTGAACGTCGAGCTCGTGCCGATCGAGTGGGCGCAATGGCTGGAGCAGGTCTTCCGCGGCTACGATTTCGACGCGACGATCATCGCCCATACCGAGCCGCGCGACCTCGATATCTTCGCCCGCGACGAGTACTACTTCAACTACGACAGCGAGGCGTACAAGAAGGCCTACCAGGCCTACCTCTCCGCCACCGACCCGGACGAGCAGGCCGAGATCGCCGGCGAGCTCCAGCGCATCCTCTCCGAGGACCAGCCGGCGGTGTTCCTCTACGTGCTCCCGAAGATCGGCGTCTGGCGCGCCGACCTCGAGGGCCTGTGGACCAACCAGCCGATCCCCGCCAACGACGTGACGCAGGCGCGCTGGGCGCAGTGA